The following proteins are co-located in the bacterium genome:
- a CDS encoding glycosyltransferase family 4 protein: protein MKKIAFVIRLFQKDNFHGGGEKLFFNLIKRFIAANYELDIYCSNSDIESIKGINKIVVVDRHYDHLKPETMENFYDEVKNLIKNGSYDFVISENITPAIDITFLQGHSLLNRLKRDKNPLEAFFYNFRKVKKERMKFHKKWFNEGFRKIFVVSEVLKSDIVENYGILEDKISVIYPGVDVPEETPELSNNNIITFGLSAPGFKIKGGFIFLKALGLLKKQRYAFKAKIIYPKYSKNLGVKILVKLLNIEKNVEFLPYQNNIMKFYKSIDVLVAPSVEDTFNLAVLEAMANYRPCIVSNNAGASEIIKDGKNGFVFEIKGKPDKNLADKMVEFLNISDKKQYICDKALQTAKYYNWQRTFEKFVEELKTL from the coding sequence AAAACTTTTTTTTAACCTGATAAAAAGATTTATTGCAGCGAATTATGAATTAGATATATATTGCAGTAATTCAGATATAGAGAGTATTAAGGGCATTAATAAAATAGTTGTTGTCGACAGGCATTATGATCACTTAAAGCCGGAAACAATGGAAAATTTTTATGATGAAGTTAAAAATCTTATTAAAAATGGAAGTTATGACTTTGTGATTTCTGAAAACATAACGCCTGCTATAGATATAACTTTTTTGCAAGGGCATTCTCTTTTAAACAGGCTTAAAAGAGATAAAAATCCTTTGGAAGCATTTTTTTATAACTTTAGAAAAGTTAAAAAAGAGCGAATGAAATTTCATAAAAAATGGTTTAATGAAGGATTTAGAAAAATATTTGTGGTTTCTGAGGTTTTAAAAAGTGATATTGTCGAAAATTACGGTATTTTAGAAGATAAAATTTCTGTAATATATCCGGGTGTTGATGTTCCGGAAGAAACGCCTGAACTAAGCAACAATAATATTATAACTTTCGGGCTTTCTGCACCGGGATTTAAAATTAAAGGCGGATTTATCTTTCTTAAGGCACTGGGATTGCTCAAAAAACAGAGATATGCGTTTAAGGCAAAAATAATTTATCCTAAATATTCGAAAAATTTGGGCGTTAAAATACTGGTTAAGCTTTTAAATATTGAAAAAAATGTGGAATTTTTGCCGTATCAAAATAATATTATGAAATTTTATAAATCAATAGACGTTCTGGTTGCCCCTTCGGTCGAAGACACTTTTAACCTTGCAGTTTTGGAAGCTATGGCTAACTATAGACCTTGTATTGTTAGTAATAACGCAGGAGCTTCTGAAATAATTAAAGATGGTAAAAATGGCTTTGTTTTTGAAATAAAAGGTAAACCTGATAAAAATTTGGCTGATAAAATGGTGGAATTCCTTAATATTTCAGACAAAAAACAGTATATTTGCGATAAAGCTTTACAAACAGCAAAATATTACAACTGGCAAAGAACTTTTGAAAAATTTGTAGAAGAATTGAAAACTCTTTAG
- the dprA gene encoding DNA-processing protein DprA, which produces MSELIKDEVQNQKPEATDLSARAAQLKYWLAFSKIYSIGTINLNRLMEHFGSIKECWHASSADLLKIDGFSTNTIERFVNERNSIGDLNKIEDDILSHDMQVITLADENYPYYLKQIYDPPIVLFVKGSLNNFNQQKSLAVVGSRKASHYIREVLRKILSEIKGHDITIISGMALGVDTCAHQTALDNGLNTIAVIGSGFDNIYPEKNRPLYKNIINSGGAIISEYFPSQKAAPWTFPRRNRIISGLSLGTLVGEAGLKSGALITAKLCLDQNRELMCIPGMVTNPNTEGTYKLIKEGAAVITRAEDIFNQLNWNFSPAFNAENKNIEPELSGNMQKIYRLLDLESKSFDTILKETNISIDELMMALTSLELEGVIKQLPGQQFVKNLPN; this is translated from the coding sequence ATGAGTGAATTAATAAAGGACGAAGTGCAGAATCAAAAGCCCGAAGCTACTGATTTATCTGCTCGCGCTGCGCAATTAAAATACTGGTTGGCTTTTTCAAAAATTTATTCAATAGGAACAATTAATTTAAATAGGCTTATGGAGCATTTTGGTTCTATAAAAGAATGCTGGCATGCATCTTCTGCCGATTTGCTAAAAATAGACGGATTTTCGACAAATACGATAGAGCGGTTTGTCAACGAAAGAAATTCTATCGGGGATTTAAACAAAATAGAAGATGATATTCTAAGCCATGACATGCAGGTAATTACACTTGCAGACGAAAATTATCCCTATTATCTTAAACAAATTTATGATCCGCCTATAGTTTTATTCGTAAAAGGCAGCTTAAATAATTTCAATCAGCAAAAAAGCCTTGCAGTAGTGGGCAGCAGAAAAGCAAGCCATTATATAAGAGAAGTTTTAAGAAAAATACTTTCCGAGATAAAAGGGCATGATATTACGATAATCAGCGGAATGGCTTTAGGCGTTGACACTTGCGCTCATCAAACAGCTCTTGATAATGGTTTGAATACAATAGCTGTAATAGGTTCGGGTTTTGACAATATTTATCCGGAAAAAAACAGACCGCTTTATAAAAATATTATTAATTCCGGCGGTGCAATAATTTCTGAATATTTTCCGTCCCAAAAAGCAGCTCCCTGGACATTTCCAAGGAGAAACAGAATAATCAGCGGACTTTCTCTGGGAACTTTAGTTGGCGAAGCAGGTCTTAAAAGTGGCGCGCTAATTACTGCAAAATTATGCCTCGACCAGAATAGAGAACTTATGTGCATCCCTGGTATGGTTACAAATCCAAATACTGAAGGGACATATAAGCTCATTAAAGAAGGGGCTGCCGTAATTACAAGGGCTGAAGATATTTTTAATCAGCTTAATTGGAATTTTAGTCCTGCTTTTAATGCTGAAAACAAAAATATCGAGCCTGAGTTATCAGGAAATATGCAAAAAATATACAGACTTCTCGATCTTGAGTCCAAATCTTTTGATACTATACTTAAAGAAACAAACATAAGTATAGATGAATTGATGATGGCTTTGACTTCTCTGGAATTAGAGGGTGTTATCAAACAACTTCCCGGTCAGCAATTTGTAAAAAACTTGCCTAATTAA
- a CDS encoding ATP-binding protein has protein sequence MQNGFFSPGISLLNKYKYLTKISIISFLIILLITIMFVSIYSEIEYEIKFAQKEKIGLEYIDGLKNLLQDVQQHRALATAYYYKKKLLEGNLSEKSEIILLDKKIDEDIDFVNKAQQKNHYVFKMNKLWLQINDNWLNLKKNSLEYDPYEKFKKHTFLINKIIYLISYISDVSNLVLDSDIENFYLARAISGNLPELTENTAQAKSIGVGITSRKKIIEDEKVFLIVKATLIKDSLRRVNTKFLIIFDKNKIIKERLERFLDDINFSTNYFLNLMYREIINSKNIKISPKSYYSAATSSINSSFMFYEEEINTLNDLLTKKINKLEHKRIIIISCVTIIILVTIYMFASFTYALLASLNTLEKTALSVSEGNLDARAEIFGEDEMGSLSISFNNMIKDLKYLREREFILREIVISSLESRNINELLQNIVNKTGKIFEADKCFFVNYDSQHNEFFPINPNDIYISSLEYKNIAGKKFTKEEMEVYTNIAIKQKQVLAVNDVSKITIPEATRNLMQELGIKSFMMAPLFYAGEPIGLLITDSIKKIKEYTEDEKNLIESIANESAVVINQAGLTEKYRETIKRETFLRKIINNILTSENLEKALNLICEEVGKLFDAERVKIRIYNQAKNIFSEVISEYRKNNQIRSFLNTDAYSKDVSEYISSVLIKKQEIIVEDVEHILVPDYMKKFCDIMSIKSFIDAPIFYEDKLLATIIIENTTVPKIWDKKNIDLLKPVCQQVALGINLFNLNEEIKEALVNEKILRDMILETRKFTDHDGIYNYLLNQISNLFNPNRCLHLQRDEKNNLFVTNEVLNDGNIQPLLNQAFLSAEYTSELTPKELSEVSIVKDVNQEILNPKLKEYLISNKIQSYLLYFTTRILRKEKIEILGYTMICFPEPKNWSSAETNFYKFIIDSVSIIYLELKQRLETEEIKKTFMATLTHDLRSPILAEQIALEAMISKKITCSSEHYAEYLEDLYNTNKGLLKIVNNLLSVYHYESGLPVLNQQETNIKELLEESVRALKYLATDKDSQISFDIQENLPLINIDRGEISRVFSNLVGNAIKHTKKGTQIKISAFVKDNCIQFAIQDNGEGISREHINKIFQRYPVEKRKIGTGLGLYLSKQIIEAHKGEIWFETEEGEGTTFYFTLPV, from the coding sequence ATGCAAAACGGCTTTTTTTCTCCGGGAATAAGTTTATTAAATAAATACAAATATCTGACTAAAATCAGCATAATAAGTTTTCTTATTATTTTATTGATAACGATTATGTTTGTTAGCATTTATTCAGAAATTGAATATGAAATTAAGTTTGCGCAAAAAGAAAAAATCGGTCTTGAATATATAGACGGACTTAAAAATCTTTTGCAGGATGTCCAGCAGCATAGGGCGCTGGCAACAGCTTATTATTACAAAAAAAAACTGCTTGAAGGTAATTTATCAGAAAAAAGCGAAATAATTTTATTAGATAAAAAAATCGATGAAGATATTGATTTTGTAAACAAAGCTCAACAAAAAAATCATTATGTCTTCAAAATGAATAAACTCTGGTTACAAATCAATGATAACTGGCTAAACTTAAAAAAGAATTCTTTAGAATATGACCCCTATGAAAAATTTAAAAAACATACATTTTTAATAAATAAAATTATTTATTTGATTTCTTATATAAGCGATGTTTCAAATCTTGTGCTGGATTCTGACATAGAAAATTTTTATCTCGCGCGAGCAATTTCTGGAAATTTGCCGGAACTGACAGAAAATACTGCACAGGCAAAATCTATCGGAGTAGGTATAACTTCAAGAAAAAAAATAATTGAGGATGAAAAAGTATTTCTTATTGTCAAAGCAACTTTAATAAAAGATTCTCTGCGCCGTGTAAACACAAAATTTTTAATAATTTTTGATAAAAATAAAATAATAAAAGAGCGATTGGAAAGATTTCTTGATGATATTAATTTTTCTACAAATTATTTTTTGAATTTGATGTATAGAGAAATAATTAATTCAAAAAATATTAAAATATCTCCAAAAAGTTATTATAGTGCAGCAACTTCTTCAATTAATTCAAGTTTCATGTTTTATGAAGAAGAAATAAATACTCTTAATGATCTTTTAACAAAAAAAATAAATAAACTTGAACATAAAAGAATAATAATAATTTCCTGTGTAACTATTATTATTTTGGTTACAATTTATATGTTTGCAAGTTTTACTTATGCTCTACTGGCTTCATTAAATACTCTTGAAAAAACAGCGCTGAGCGTTTCTGAAGGAAATCTTGATGCAAGAGCTGAAATTTTTGGTGAAGATGAAATGGGCAGTTTGTCTATTTCTTTTAATAATATGATTAAAGACTTGAAATATCTTAGGGAAAGAGAATTTATTTTAAGAGAAATTGTAATAAGCTCGCTGGAATCACGAAACATAAATGAACTTCTTCAAAATATTGTTAATAAAACAGGAAAAATTTTTGAAGCAGATAAATGTTTCTTCGTTAATTATGATTCTCAGCATAATGAGTTTTTCCCCATAAATCCTAATGACATTTATATTTCATCTTTAGAGTATAAAAATATTGCAGGAAAAAAATTTACAAAAGAAGAAATGGAAGTTTATACAAATATAGCCATAAAACAAAAACAGGTTCTTGCTGTAAATGATGTAAGCAAAATAACAATTCCGGAAGCGACAAGAAATTTAATGCAAGAACTTGGAATCAAATCATTTATGATGGCGCCATTGTTTTATGCGGGAGAACCGATAGGTCTATTAATAACTGATTCCATTAAAAAAATAAAAGAATACACCGAAGATGAAAAAAATCTAATAGAATCAATAGCAAATGAGTCTGCCGTAGTGATTAATCAGGCTGGTTTGACAGAAAAATATAGAGAAACCATAAAAAGAGAAACTTTTTTGAGGAAAATAATAAATAATATTCTTACAAGTGAAAATCTTGAAAAGGCTCTTAATTTGATATGCGAAGAAGTAGGAAAACTTTTTGATGCGGAAAGAGTAAAAATAAGAATTTATAATCAGGCAAAAAATATTTTTTCTGAAGTTATTTCAGAATACAGAAAAAATAATCAAATACGTTCTTTTCTTAATACTGATGCTTATAGCAAAGATGTTTCCGAATATATTTCAAGTGTTTTGATAAAAAAACAGGAAATTATTGTTGAAGATGTTGAACATATTTTAGTCCCTGATTATATGAAAAAGTTTTGCGACATTATGTCTATAAAATCTTTTATTGATGCGCCTATTTTTTATGAAGATAAATTGCTGGCAACAATTATAATTGAAAATACAACTGTTCCAAAAATTTGGGATAAAAAAAATATCGATCTTCTAAAACCTGTATGTCAGCAAGTTGCCCTCGGAATAAATTTGTTTAATCTTAACGAAGAAATAAAAGAAGCTCTTGTTAATGAAAAAATCTTAAGGGATATGATTTTAGAAACCAGAAAATTTACTGACCATGATGGAATATATAATTATCTTCTTAATCAAATATCAAATTTATTTAATCCCAATAGATGTTTACACTTGCAGCGTGATGAAAAAAACAATTTATTTGTTACAAATGAAGTCCTTAACGATGGGAACATCCAGCCTTTATTGAATCAGGCTTTTCTTTCCGCAGAATATACGAGCGAATTGACACCAAAAGAACTTTCAGAGGTTAGTATTGTAAAAGATGTTAATCAGGAAATACTTAATCCGAAATTAAAAGAATATTTGATTTCTAATAAAATACAGTCTTATTTGTTATATTTTACAACCAGAATACTTAGGAAAGAAAAAATTGAAATTTTAGGCTATACAATGATTTGTTTCCCTGAACCAAAAAATTGGTCATCTGCCGAAACGAACTTTTATAAATTTATAATTGATTCAGTATCTATAATTTACTTAGAACTAAAGCAAAGACTGGAAACAGAAGAAATCAAAAAAACTTTTATGGCAACACTTACACATGACTTAAGAAGTCCGATACTTGCCGAGCAAATAGCACTTGAGGCAATGATTTCTAAAAAAATAACCTGCTCAAGTGAACATTATGCCGAATATCTTGAGGATCTTTATAATACGAATAAAGGTTTATTGAAAATAGTAAATAATTTGCTGTCAGTCTATCATTATGAATCAGGGCTTCCTGTGTTAAATCAGCAGGAAACAAACATAAAAGAGTTGCTGGAAGAGTCAGTAAGGGCTTTAAAATATCTTGCAACCGATAAAGATTCTCAAATTTCTTTTGATATTCAGGAAAATTTGCCTTTAATAAATATTGATAGAGGTGAAATAAGCAGAGTTTTTTCAAATCTTGTCGGCAATGCCATAAAACATACAAAAAAAGGAACGCAGATAAAAATAAGCGCTTTTGTTAAAGATAATTGTATTCAGTTTGCAATACAGGATAACGGAGAAGGCATCTCCAGAGAACATATTAATAAAATATTTCAGAGATATCCTGTTGAAAAAAGAAAAATCGGAACAGGTCTTGGCTTATATCTTTCAAAACAAATAATCGAAGCGCATAAAGGAGAAATATGGTTTGAAACAGAAGAAGGAGAGGGGACCACATTTTATTTTACCCTGCCTGTTTAA
- a CDS encoding response regulator transcription factor: MSIKVLIAEDHDHTRQGLIYGLEKYENIKVVAEAVNGDEAVEFVKKTNPDVVLMDIMMPVLNGIKSAQKIKAINNDIKIIMLTSYNEKEQVLSAFNSGANAYCMKNILIEDLVNVIKTVIDGSLWVDSSIAGYILELLQSKSITPAGNTQKENANNLTNREKEILKLIANGLNNKDISEKLYLSLHTVKNHVRSIIHKLAVSDRTQAAILALKENLI, translated from the coding sequence ATGAGTATAAAAGTATTGATAGCCGAAGACCATGATCATACAAGACAGGGACTGATTTATGGACTTGAAAAATATGAAAATATAAAAGTGGTTGCCGAAGCTGTCAACGGTGATGAGGCTGTCGAGTTTGTTAAAAAAACAAACCCAGATGTAGTATTAATGGACATTATGATGCCTGTTTTAAACGGAATAAAGTCAGCACAAAAAATTAAGGCTATTAATAATGATATAAAAATAATTATGCTGACTTCGTATAACGAAAAAGAACAAGTTTTGTCAGCTTTTAATTCCGGTGCTAATGCTTATTGTATGAAAAATATTTTGATTGAAGATCTTGTTAATGTAATCAAAACAGTAATAGATGGCTCTTTATGGGTAGATTCCAGTATAGCAGGATATATTTTAGAACTTTTACAGTCAAAATCAATTACGCCTGCGGGTAATACACAAAAAGAAAATGCTAATAATCTTACAAACAGAGAAAAAGAAATCTTAAAATTAATTGCAAACGGCTTAAATAATAAAGATATTTCAGAAAAGCTCTATCTCTCTTTGCATACTGTAAAAAATCATGTCCGCAGTATAATTCACAAACTTGCGGTAAGTGACAGAACACAGGCAGCCATACTGGCTTTAAAAGAAAATCTTATATAG
- a CDS encoding HAMP domain-containing sensor histidine kinase gives MNRMMKEKNQHFLDFGSKELKRTTQQYLKIRESYILEKILYLPTEKVLLKNLQDIFKTEKIELIYDKKIIKVESYYEAIKSKSSNKPELYNVLVTPFKNSKIKGIKIAEKVDLKQFHPNGPFDIEIYLGNKTDKNSFLKSLKDPLFPQNLPPFMQNKMPQISRFIDFAKIENSEHKEVKINDNYGKTVAILLIKPADMPISSFSSPPHGFQGPPPPPGTGHDVENELGLLILLAGSVFSLLMGFYLSRNFIKPLLVLSNALKQVQQGNLSFELDTHIKQEQIFGIFNDFNQMIKGLREKDTLRKSFVTNLTHDLKTPLIAQERSLGIIANEFESLGLKGPYALAKGLEKNNKHLLRMVNLILESYRFDSQNLNLIISNINLSELIDNCYEKLNPLALEKNLQLLNNIPKDFALFNADITSVKRVFLNLISNSIDNLTQNGKIEISAESCNEFIKIFVQDNGSGIAQEDLMSIFDPYYSGKSAERKIGSGLGLYVCKKLIEIHHGEITVDSEINKYTKFIIKLPLKVQL, from the coding sequence ATGAATCGCATGATGAAAGAAAAAAATCAGCATTTCCTTGATTTTGGAAGCAAAGAATTAAAACGGACAACCCAGCAATATTTGAAAATCAGAGAAAGTTATATTTTAGAGAAAATATTATATTTGCCGACAGAAAAAGTTCTTTTAAAGAATCTGCAAGATATTTTTAAAACAGAAAAAATAGAGTTAATTTATGATAAAAAAATAATTAAAGTTGAATCTTATTATGAAGCAATCAAATCTAAATCTTCTAATAAACCTGAACTTTACAATGTTTTAGTAACTCCATTTAAAAATTCAAAAATAAAAGGCATAAAAATTGCTGAAAAAGTAGACCTTAAACAGTTTCATCCCAATGGTCCTTTTGATATAGAAATATATCTGGGAAATAAAACAGATAAAAATTCTTTTTTGAAAAGTCTTAAAGATCCTTTATTTCCTCAAAATCTTCCTCCTTTTATGCAAAATAAAATGCCTCAAATTTCAAGATTTATCGATTTTGCTAAAATAGAAAATTCTGAACATAAAGAAGTAAAAATAAACGATAATTATGGCAAAACAGTCGCTATTTTGCTAATAAAACCTGCGGACATGCCGATTTCTTCATTTTCTTCACCACCGCATGGTTTTCAAGGTCCCCCACCCCCACCGGGGACAGGACATGATGTTGAGAATGAATTAGGACTGCTAATTTTATTGGCAGGGTCTGTTTTTAGTTTATTAATGGGCTTTTATCTCAGTAGAAATTTCATCAAACCTCTGTTGGTTCTTTCCAATGCTTTAAAACAGGTTCAGCAGGGTAATTTATCATTTGAACTCGATACTCATATTAAGCAGGAACAAATATTTGGCATTTTTAACGATTTTAATCAAATGATAAAAGGTTTGAGAGAAAAAGATACACTAAGAAAAAGCTTTGTAACCAATTTGACACATGATCTTAAAACTCCATTAATAGCTCAAGAACGCTCTCTTGGAATAATAGCAAATGAATTCGAGTCACTGGGATTAAAAGGTCCTTATGCACTGGCTAAAGGATTAGAAAAAAATAATAAACATCTGTTAAGAATGGTTAATTTAATTTTGGAATCATATCGCTTTGATTCTCAAAATTTGAATCTTATAATTTCAAATATAAATCTTTCTGAATTAATAGATAATTGTTATGAAAAATTAAATCCGCTTGCTTTAGAGAAAAATCTTCAGCTTTTAAACAATATTCCAAAAGATTTTGCCCTATTTAATGCAGATATTACAAGTGTTAAAAGAGTTTTCTTGAATTTAATTTCAAATTCCATCGATAATTTAACCCAAAATGGCAAAATTGAAATTAGTGCGGAATCCTGTAATGAATTTATCAAGATATTTGTTCAGGATAACGGTTCAGGTATTGCACAAGAAGATTTAATGAGCATATTTGATCCCTACTATAGCGGAAAAAGCGCTGAAAGGAAAATTGGTTCAGGTTTAGGGCTTTATGTTTGTAAAAAATTAATCGAAATACATCATGGAGAAATAACTGTTGATAGTGAAATAAATAAATATACAAAATTTATTATTAAACTGCCGCTAAAAGTTCAATTATAA
- the topA gene encoding type I DNA topoisomerase — protein MAKATTKPTKEKEPKAKKEKGKKSLVIVESPAKAKTIKKILGDSYFIKASVGHIRDLPQKSLGVDVKNNFEPEYEILENKKKVVDDLNQAAEEADDIFLAPDPDREGEAIAWHISTILNKPKKNIHRIVFNEITKTAILEAVKTPRNIDMDMVNAQQTRRILDRLVGYKISPLLWQKVGKGLSAGRVQSVAVKIICDREEEIEAFIPVEYWTITAELSKLKSSVCFNAELTKYNGEKIEIKNGDDSAKIVETLSKSSTEFKVSKVTTRNTQRKPQAPFITSTLQREASSRLGYSVKKTMQVAQKLYEGIELGSSGHVGLITYMRTDSTRISDEARDAAKEYIIEHYGKNYYPEEPRVYAKKGKNVQDAHEAIRPSYIDKNPESVRQYLTPEQHKLYKLIWEKFIASQMQSAEVKTISVEIEAAKYTFRASSSKITFDGFLIVYDDREDEEKTDAIPDLNKDDVLKLKKIDPKQHFTQPPPRYSEATLVKALEELGVGRPSTYAPTISTIQDRGYVIKEEKALVPTVLGRAVNGLLVKHFPEIVDSQFTANMENNLDDIAENHAQWKKILGNFYEPFAEVLKKAKKEMEKIEILTEHVCSDCGKQMALKTTFGSQFLGCSGYPECKNTMPLAKDQKPLPEDRPSDELCEKCNSSMLIKRGPYGDYLSCTNEECKHRKKFIKKTGVKCPQVECEGELIEKKSRYGKVFYGCDKYPACTFALWNEPAGETCPECKSMLIKKYLKRGNKIACSNKECSFEKPMES, from the coding sequence ATGGCAAAAGCCACTACTAAACCGACTAAAGAAAAAGAACCCAAAGCAAAAAAAGAAAAAGGCAAAAAAAGCCTTGTAATTGTTGAATCTCCTGCAAAAGCAAAAACTATTAAGAAAATTCTCGGAGATTCTTACTTTATAAAAGCGTCTGTCGGACATATAAGGGATTTACCGCAAAAATCACTCGGAGTGGATGTAAAAAACAATTTTGAGCCGGAATACGAAATTCTGGAAAACAAAAAGAAAGTTGTAGATGATTTAAATCAGGCAGCAGAAGAAGCTGATGACATCTTCCTCGCTCCCGACCCTGACCGTGAAGGGGAAGCTATTGCATGGCATATTTCGACTATTCTTAATAAGCCTAAAAAAAATATTCACAGGATTGTATTTAACGAAATTACAAAAACCGCTATTCTGGAAGCTGTAAAAACTCCCAGAAACATAGATATGGACATGGTCAATGCCCAACAAACAAGAAGAATTCTTGACAGGCTGGTTGGTTACAAAATTAGTCCGCTTCTCTGGCAAAAAGTTGGCAAAGGTCTGTCTGCCGGTAGAGTTCAAAGTGTTGCAGTCAAAATTATTTGCGACAGGGAAGAAGAAATTGAAGCATTTATTCCTGTAGAATACTGGACAATAACCGCAGAGCTTTCCAAACTCAAGTCTTCAGTTTGTTTTAATGCAGAATTAACCAAATATAACGGCGAAAAAATAGAAATAAAAAACGGTGATGACTCGGCTAAAATAGTGGAAACACTTTCTAAATCGTCAACAGAGTTTAAAGTTTCGAAAGTTACAACAAGAAATACACAAAGAAAACCTCAAGCACCATTCATAACAAGTACACTTCAGCGTGAAGCAAGCAGCAGACTCGGTTATAGCGTTAAAAAGACGATGCAGGTTGCACAAAAACTTTATGAAGGGATAGAACTCGGCTCAAGCGGACATGTCGGTCTTATTACTTATATGAGAACTGACAGCACCAGAATTTCTGATGAAGCAAGAGATGCAGCTAAAGAATATATAATTGAACACTACGGCAAGAACTATTACCCCGAAGAGCCAAGAGTTTATGCCAAAAAAGGCAAGAACGTACAGGATGCTCACGAGGCTATACGTCCATCTTATATAGATAAAAACCCTGAATCAGTCAGACAATATTTAACTCCCGAACAGCATAAGCTTTATAAGCTTATATGGGAAAAATTTATAGCAAGCCAGATGCAAAGCGCTGAAGTTAAAACTATTTCTGTTGAAATAGAAGCGGCAAAATATACTTTTAGGGCAAGCAGCAGCAAAATTACTTTTGACGGCTTTCTTATAGTTTATGACGACAGGGAAGACGAAGAAAAAACTGATGCTATTCCTGATTTAAACAAAGATGATGTTTTAAAACTCAAAAAAATTGACCCGAAACAACATTTTACCCAGCCGCCTCCCAGATATTCCGAGGCAACTCTTGTTAAAGCCCTTGAAGAATTAGGAGTAGGAAGACCAAGTACTTATGCTCCGACTATTTCTACAATTCAGGACAGGGGTTATGTAATCAAGGAAGAAAAAGCTCTTGTTCCTACAGTGCTGGGCAGAGCGGTAAATGGACTTCTCGTCAAACATTTCCCCGAGATTGTTGATTCTCAATTTACTGCAAATATGGAAAACAATCTCGACGATATAGCCGAAAATCATGCGCAATGGAAGAAAATTCTCGGCAATTTCTATGAGCCTTTTGCAGAAGTTCTGAAAAAGGCAAAAAAAGAAATGGAAAAAATAGAAATTTTAACTGAGCATGTTTGTAGCGATTGCGGAAAACAAATGGCTTTAAAAACGACTTTCGGTTCACAATTTTTGGGCTGTTCGGGATATCCTGAATGCAAAAACACCATGCCTCTTGCCAAAGACCAAAAACCTCTCCCTGAAGACAGACCTTCAGATGAACTTTGCGAAAAATGCAACTCTTCAATGCTTATAAAAAGAGGTCCTTATGGGGATTATCTTTCCTGCACAAACGAAGAATGCAAACACAGAAAAAAATTCATCAAAAAAACTGGGGTTAAATGCCCGCAGGTAGAATGCGAAGGGGAATTAATCGAGAAAAAATCCCGCTACGGAAAAGTATTTTACGGCTGCGATAAATATCCGGCATGTACTTTTGCACTCTGGAATGAGCCTGCCGGAGAGACCTGCCCCGAATGCAAATCAATGCTTATAAAAAAATACCTTAAAAGAGGTAATAAAATTGCCTGTTCAAACAAAGAATGTTCCTTTGAAAAACCTATGGAGTCTTAA